In a single window of the Trichoderma breve strain T069 chromosome 6, whole genome shotgun sequence genome:
- a CDS encoding transglutaminase-like superfamily domain-containing protein: protein MALSPPPLPSRFPCWCRAIYSWGGESKRDLGFIEGDLIECLNAGDGSWWVGRLFRDRRTVGSFPSNFVEVLPEDFRPTKTPSPIPPNIASGPKAVPQKSRTFRKPFEAYAKAPHYTTAKQPETFRETPTSRLKEKPSRVSTTSSRSRGNSAAASSTALVLARSAHEDIARAPSPSISPANGYGSRAPSPAPSMGHSPTRPPSRLENMTRSDSPPPPAPPPHRHVGRADPDEGAQGYQSLSRHGSSVSYNPSNLSRQGSTVSYNPAEITRTGSTVSYNPADITRTGSTVSYNPADITRTGSTVSYNPMDVMRSTVSYNGPEIPRHGSAMSYEPYSPARHSNSSYTDLRDLTRQASYDSYNDTSYGTQRNGYHTPRGGGSHRPSMEGSHMTPSPLREAMDDVMQQLDRLEGIGGREAESPERALERTFDPWSPDSFDLVAPQQRQKERGERGRIRPLTSIGIAFDEGYETWSGNSSHNASQQDGHREKPYDPHLSNYVERMEKQIQRMHQHSSSMPAVVNHEDDDDDDDDKPPPPPPKGHPYSRPKSSTGSTVGELVTMDKRTRGRKFPYDRAVGSIERTNTTKTTQTNASTGNQSNSSSSTQSTNRTVWSGVSAGGFSATSAGSLARTAHRAQSSFSMRNDEGDRPDSPFTGVTYHSSHASNYAGGGSGSGFSRPISQVGIHEDGTPGLGGLVAPKSPKRNIFKKILDSAKTGVASNRGSIAAGHVPTVRSSPFARLQQPHNVAPGASMLSLSGARSRRDAAREMGLGAAIDWVQVRRDVNRSNSVSKIERTERRERCQMQDHPTLNPVDELYEGIEGDEGADGMPVHKPENYHMINLAQVDKNSRPYRSDLQRLRAIFTWVAEKITWEEDFEGDADTERTIHAKRGCAEEYACLVMEMCSAIGLHCEVVRGYLKAPGDIPDLNVMPRSNHWWNAVIVDDEWRMIDTCLASPSNPKRALYSSVSGSSADTWWFLTRPTELCWTHVPEHHDQQHIVPPVAYDTLLNLPCTCPAYFKNGIELVDFNTSLTRIEDLEMVHINFNVPADVEIAAEVEARALSKDHDGDLFENGDIVKKKALAQAEWFNGVKRYTVKALLPGDEGQGMLKVYAGKRGLMQSIKDIPHPLAFTLPIIHAGENPPYEFVTRHPTPHAQRHDIYVVQPQCQQLALNNTFVFAIRQHPSSISDGPLTPSSNPGSASPIPFIRPSSAMSVNASSASGSNPSSASGTVAGKKPAKLAIQTPGGKILRLMRKEERKGISVGSRTPDEEVSDGGTWETIIKCSERGVWRGLVLADRTARWCVFAEWTCV from the exons CTCAAGGAAAAGCCGTCTAGGGTGTCAACCACATCATCACGATCAAGGGGCAATTCGGCCGCAGCCTCAAGTACTGCTCTTGTCCTTGCAAGGAGTGCTCATGAGGATATCGCTCGCGCTCCTTCCCCCTCAATCTCACCGGCAAATGGATATGGATCTAGAGCTCCTTCACCGGCTCCTTCCATGGGTCACTCACCGACTCGTCCACCGAGCCGGTTGGAAAATATGACGAGGAGCGATTCTCCACCGCCTCCGGCACCACCACCTCACAGGCATGTTGGGCGGGCAGATCCCGATGAAGGGGCACAGGGCTATCAGTCATTATCGAGGCACGGCTCCTCAGTGTCATACAATCCTTCCAACCTATCACGGCAGGGCTCTACCGTTTCATACAACCCCGCAGAGATAACACGAACGGGATCTACCGTTTCATATAATCCAGCGGATATTACGCGAACGGGGTCTACCGTTTCATACAACCCGGCAGATATAACAAGAACAGGCTCTACCGTTTCGTACAACCCCATGGACGTTATGCGTTCTACCGTGTCATATAATGGACCAGAAATCCCAAGGCACGGCTCGGCCATGTCCTACGAGCCATACAGCCCAGCTCGTCATTCCAACAGCTCTTACACGGATCTTCGAGATCTAACAAGGCAGGCCTCATACGATTCCTACAACGATACCAGCTATGGGACCCAGCGTAACGGATACCACACACCCAGGGGTGGAGGTTCCCATCGACCATCCATGGAGGGAAGCCACATGACGCCGTCACCATTACGCGAAGCAATGGATGATGTGATGCAGCAGCTAGATCGCTTGGAAGGCATTGGAGGTCGCGAGGCGGAGTCGCCAGAGAGGGCGTTGGAGCGGACATTTGATCCCTGGTCCCCCGATTCTTTCGACCTGGTAGCACCgcaacaaagacaaaaggaaCGAGGGGAACGAGGGCGCATTAGGCCGCTGACGTCGATAGGAATAGCGTTTGACGAAGGTTACGAGACTTGGAGTGGAAATTCTTCACACAATGCATCACAACAAGATGGACATCGCGAAAAGCCCTACGACCCCCATCTGAGCAATTAcgtggagaggatggagaagcagaTCCAAAGAATGCACCAACACAGCTCGAGTATGCCAGCCGTGGTGAAccatgaagatgacgacgatgacgatgacgataaACCCCCACCCCCACCGCCAAAGGGGCATCCTTATTCACGCCCAAAGTCGTCCACTGGGTCAACTGTAGGAGAGTTGGTCACCATGGATAAAAGGACACGGGGACGGAAATTTCCATATGATAGAGCGGTGGGTAGTATCGAGCGCACCAATACGACAAAAACGACTCAAACAAATGCGTCAACCGGTAATCAGAGCAACAGTAGCTCTTCGACCCAGAGTACAAACAGGACCGTTTGGAGCGGCGTCTCTGCCGGTGGTTTTAGTGCGACAAGCGCCGGAAGCTTGGCTCGGACCGCCCACCGTGCTCAGAGTTCGTTTAGCATGCGCAACGATGAAGGGGACCGTCCTGACTCGCCGTTTACCGGCGTGACTTACCACAGCAGTCATGCTAGCAACTATGCCGGAGGTGGTAGCGGAAGTGGGTTTTCTCGGCCGATATCCCAGGTTGGCATTCACGAAGATGGTACCCCTGGATTGGGTGGACTTGTCGCGCCCAAATCACCGAAACGAAACATCTTCAAGAAGATCCTCGACTCAGCCAAGACGGGCGTTGCTAGCAACCGGGGTAGCATCGCCGCCGGCCATGTGCCCACCGTGAGATCCTCGCCCTTTGCTCgcctgcagcagccacaTAATGTAGCACCTGGAGCGAGCATGCTCTCGCTGAGCGGCGCTCGTTCCAGACGCGATGCCGCCAGGGAGATGGGCCTCGGCGCTGCCATCGACTGGGTTCAAGTCCGTCGAGATGTTAACCGCTCCAATTCCGTCAGCAAAATCGAACGGACCGAGCGCAGAGAGCGCTGCCAGATGCAAGACCACCCCACACTCAATCCTGTCGATGAGCTTTATGAGGGCATCGAAGGTGACGAAGGGGCGGACGGCATGCCCGTTCATAAACCAGAGAATTACCACATGATCAATCTCGCCCAGGTGGACAAGAACTCCCG GCCCTACAGGAGCGATCTGCAACGGCTTCGTGCGATATTTACTTGGGTGGCAGAGAAGATCACCTgggaagaagatttcgagGGCGACGCCGACACCGAGCGCACCATCCATGCAAAGAGGGGTTGCGCAGAAGAATACGCTTGCCTTGTGATGGAAATGTGCTCTGCTATTGGGCTGCACTGCGAGGTTGTAAGGGGTTACCTGAAAGCCCCAGGCGACATTCCCGACCTTAATGTGATGCCCAGATCCAACCACTGGTGGAACGCAGTTATTGTCGACGACGAATGGCGCATGATTGACACCTGTCTAGCAAGTCCCTCGAACCCCAAACGTGCCCTCTACTCCAGCGTCTCCGGATCCTCGGCAGACACCTGGTGGTTCCTCACACGGCCTACTGAGCTGTGCTGGACGCATGTGCCGGAGCATCACGACCAGCAGCATATTGTGCCCCCAGTAGCCTATGACACGCTGCTCAACCTGCCATGCACATGCCCGGCATACTTCAAGAACGGCATCGAGCTGGTTGACTTTAACACTAGTCTGACCAGGATAGAAGATCTTGAGATGGTCCACATCAATTTTAACGTACCGGCCGACGTTGAGATTGCAGCCGAAGTTGAAGCACGAGCACTATCAAaggatcatgatggcgatCTATTTGAGAATGGTGATatcgtcaagaagaaggcgctgGCGCAGGCTGAGTGGTTCAATGGTGTGAAGCGCTACACAGTCAAGGCGCTACTCCCTGGTGACGAAGGCCAGGGCATGCTGAAAGTCTATGCCGGGAAAAGGGGCTTGATGCAAAGCATCAAGGATATTCCCCATCCTTTGGCCTTTACTCTACCCATCATCCACGCGGGCGAAAATCCGCCCTATGAATTTGTTACGCGACATCCGACGCCTCACGCACAGAGGCATGATATTTATGTTGTCCAACCTCAGTGTCAGCAACTGGCTCTGAACAATAcctttgtctttgctatCAGACAGCACCCCAGCTCCATTTCAGACGGGCCTCTCACACCGTCGTCGAATCCCGGGTCGGCCAGCCCAATTCCCTTCATTCGGCCATCTTCGGCGATGAGTGTCAACGCTTCCAGCGCGAGCGGGTCGAACCCCAGCTCAGCCAGCGGGACCGTTGCGGGAAAGAAGCCCGCCAAACTGGCAATCCAGACACCGGGAGGCAAGATTCTTCGTCTTATGAGAAAGGAGGAGCGCAAGGGGATCAGCGTTGGATCGCGGACTCCAGACGAAGAGGTTAGCGATGGCGGCACCTGGGAGACGATCATCAAGTGTTCCGAGAGGGGCGTTTGGCGAGGCCTGGTGCTGGCAGACCGCACCGCTCGATGGTGCGTGTTTGCTGAATGGACATGTGTGTAA